tctaaagtaaaattttaaaccttttgaCATAATGAAAATCAGAAACAAatgtctttgtgttttcgtttttcggcaaaggccgattCTGATTTTACCAGTTTTATTAAACTTGTATTAAATCTTatcaattttaaccaaattttaaacAAGCTAGGCCAGCATTTGTAGATAGATGTTAGGGACCTATTgtggcataaacaacatacagagcAGGGTAAAAGGTATTAGAAAGAAGTCACCATAGGAAATTCCAGTAGTGAGGACGTACAGTAAACAAGAagacgacgacaggcaaccgaaaACAGGCAACATTTTAGCTAAGAATTATACCGCGAAATTTAGGAAACACAGGAAACGCGTGTAGAGCTTTTATTACtcaatagatttgcttcaaactttcaacatCGATAAAGGATagatatagctagaatatcaaggcattttcattaagatgcaaacattaaactaaacaaaattacataaaaacggccgattttcagtaaaattaccggtaaaatttcatacagcacGATCGCAAATAGCTATTATgtcttaaaagaaaataaattgaaatcaatgcgtACATTAGAAAaggcaaaaagcagaatagaaaaatttttaataattaaaaactaccatcaatttaaaaacatacagtacaGCGAAATCGTTAACCATAATGCAATAGTAAAGTACATGgagtaacatatttatcgatatgacatataGGCGTGGCgtgaaatctaaaaataaacctgtgtatgAAAATATATCGGatgtaaataaattgttgttataaaggtgtttttaaagttttaatataattaaggttttaaagttattaaataaTGTAGTAGTGCACAGACTTAGTTCATGGGCACTGGCAGTCTTTTCCTTGCGTGGCTTATGTGTAAGTCAGGAAGGTAACCGCGGGGCTGTAGCCCTccacagacggtaggtttttgttgtacaacactaataaTCTCAAAGATCAGGCGCGTAGCTACCTATACGCCAGTACGCCCGCGAATCCACagaattttgccatttttttattttttatttctttttttacatctttatcctAGATCTAGACTGGATGTGTTCCAAATCGTAATTAGTGTACTATATATGAaaaaaggggccttaattcaaagccCGGGTGTAACACATTTGTCTGAGGATTATAAGAGAAATCCACTCGGTTATCATAAGACTTTATTCTTGGAGAAGCAAAAGTAAAACTAACTATCTACatgataaaaatacatatatataacagaGAGTATTAAAATGGTTATAACTGACTCCGCCTCTTGGGTGTGTCTATAACTGTTATTGCTATACACTACATCCTCCCTTGATTTAAATTGTTACTCACAGCACAAAATATATGAACTGATAACATAATTGATTTAATTATATACACTCTAACTTCTAATCTATTTAATTTCCGTCCAGTCACAAATCTAATTTGTACCACCCTGAAAGTTATTTTTATCAATGTAACTTTTCACTTGACTCACATTTCTTTGGTAAATGACTCCACTCTCACTAATTAAATTTACAGCTGTACCAGTTTGTTTTACAAACTTATAGATTGCTTTCCCCCAAAGTGgtgacattttgttgttttcctCATGCCTGCGAATGAGAACTTTCTCCCccactttgatttttttgtaacCCTTTGACTTATCCTTATTTGCCCAATTTTGAATTCTATCTTTCTGAAGCCTATCTTGCGTAATCAGTTTCTTGTTAACATGAACTTTTTCCAACTGTGGAATTTTAGTTTTGATTTCTCTGTTGAACATCAAAAATGCTGGTGAGAAATTGGTTGTGCAATGTGGAGTTGCTCTAAAATGCAACAAGAATGTGTTTAATGCATCCCTCCAATTTCTGTTTTCTGAAATGGCCGTATGAATACACTTCTTTAATGACTTGTTGAAATTTTCTACCAATCTATTTGACCTTGGAAAATAGGGTGTGGACCTACAATGCTTGATTCCATGTTCATAGAGGAAAGATTTGAACTCATCACTGCACAAGTTAGGTGCGTTATCTGTCCGGATGGAATTTGGATAACcaaacatagaaaaccatttacTTAACTGATTGATTATTGACCTGCTTGTAGTAGATTTCATTATTGCTACAAGAGGGTACCTGGTGTAATAGTCAATCACGACTAATAATGACTCTTGACCATATGGGCCTGTGAAATCCATTTCTAGGTATTTAAAAGGACCAGTAGGTAATTTTGTCATGATAACTGGAGGCTCTTGGGGTGAAGGTGATACCAGTTGACAAGCATGACATGACTTTATCATTTCTTCAACCTGTTTGTCTAGATTTGGAAACCAAACTTTTTCTCTGATTAGCCTTTTTGTTTTGAGAAGAATGGGCTGATTGCAACACACGTGACTGTAATTTCTCTGGAATGCAGAGTTTATTTCCCTTCAAGATAAGGGAACCTTTAACTGATAAATCCTGTCTGACCTGAAAATAGGGTTTTAATTGGTTGTCAGATTTCACCAAATTATTTCTCAGCAAACAAATGCGAACTTGTTTCAAGACTGGATCATTTTCAGAACTTTGCCGAAGTTCATCTAAGGTCACAGCTATACAACTATTTACAACAAAGTGTACATAGTTTTCTGTCTGGGTGCAGATTGCATCATCTTTTCTTTGACTGGTTTTCGACTCAAAATATCCGCCCTGTTAAGGTAACCTGGCAAATATTCGATCTTGAAAGAGTACGGCTGTACTTTAAGAACTAAATTCAATATTCTGGGAGTTGATTCATGTTTTCTGGTGAAAATTCTTTCAAGAGCTTTACAATCTGAAAGTACTGTAAAGTTGATTCCCCACACATATACATGAAACCTGAGAATCATGTACTAAGTGACCGCTAACGTTTCACGCTCAGATTGAGAATACCGGCGTTCTACTTCGGACAGCACCCGACTTGCGTAGGCTACAGGTTTGAAAGTACCATCCCTTTGTTTCTGCTCAAGGACCCCGCCAACACCAATAGGGGATCCATCGACTACAAGTCTTGTTTCGGCTTCAGGGTTATAATAGGACATAACCTTTGCACTAATAAGACATTGTTTGAGTTTGTCAAAACTCTTTTGTTGGTCAGCCCCCCAGACCCAAGGTTGTTTCTTTCTTGTGAGTTTACGTAAGGGCTCAGACAAGGTAGCATAATCCGGGACAAATTTGGAACAAAATGTGACCAGCCCCAAAAAAGACTTGACCTCGATGACATTTGTGGGCGGTTCAGCATCTCTGATAGCCCTGACTTTTGCGTCATCAATCTTGATGCCATCTTTAGACAGAATATGGCCCATGAATTTCAGTTCGGACTTACTGAATTCACATTTTTCCTTATTCAATGTCAGATTCTTGTCACGCAACTTTTGCAAAACTGCTGAAAGAGCTTTATTGTGTTTGTCAACCGAGTCTGCAAAAATAATGACGTCATCAACAATATTTTTGCAGTTCGGGATATCCAGTAATAATTGTTGAATAATTCTCTGATGTGTTTCAGGGACCATGGATATACCGAAATTAAGCACTTTGTAACGGTAAAGACCTTTATGGCAGACAAATGTCGTTATGTATCTTGACTCTTCATCTATTTCTATTTGATGAAATGACTGTTTCGggtcaagttttgaaaatataactgatcCATTCATTTACATCAGCACATCTTCCACGTTTGGCATGGGAAACCTTTCCCTTACAATGGCCTTGTTTGCATTTCTCATGTCAACACATAACCTTACGTCATTGTCTATTTTGGGAATTGGGACCAAATTGGACACCCAAGGAGTCGGGCCCTCAACTCGCTCGATAATGTCTAACCTCTCTAACTCAtcaatcttattttcaatttttttttttttcatcttaaaaGGTACTCTCCGAACAGCTTGAGCTACCGGCTGAACTGTTTCGTCAATAtgcaaatttaatttgaaattcttTAATCGTCCTAACCCTTGGAATATATCCCCGTACTCTGAGAGAATCTCCGATTCGGACTTAACAGATCCTAGAGAGTTAACCTTCTGCTGTGGTAAGGGACCTATATGCAACAAGCACAATCTACAAGCAGTTGCTTGGCCTAACAGCGGTTTACCTGTGCCCTTGAGAACATGAAATTCTACACGTTGAGTGGCAGTGTTTATCTCTACATTAAGATTTGTTCTGCCAATGAGTGGTATGTGTTTTGTGCTACTGTAAGGAAATATTCTTGCACAAGAGGGCAACAagggtgtttgttttgttttcaacttgtcaaacaaattttgatCTACGATATTTACAGAATACCCACTATCAatcaaaatatcgacatttttgTCTTGAATTAAAATTCGGAGAGTGGCTTCATTCTTACCAGAGAGTGTGAATGTCTCCTCACTGCTATATCCATCAGaattatttgattttaagaaGTTCACGTGCtttaatttgcacatttttgCAAAGTGATTTAATCCACCACATTTATGACATGTTATTCCGTTTGTATTTATGCACTGTCTTCCGTAATGCCCAGTGTCACCACAACGGTAACACTTCGCGGTGCTATCGTTTAGTTGCCTTGGTTGTTGCTGTGATCTACGCTGGTTCTTTTGCTGGCGCTGTGGTCTCGGCTGGTTTGTTGGTTGCCGTGATCCACCTTGTCTCCTTGGTTTGGCACGCAATTTGTTTACCTCAACTTCGTCGTAGGAATGTTCTTGCTTTTGTGACATTAGTTTTGCTTGAGTGTCTGATAGTTCGAATGTCCGAGCTACTTCATGGAGCCGCTCAAGAGTTAAATTCTTTGTTGTCAACAGTTTTTTCCTCTGTTCGTCAGATGTACACGATTCCAAAATATGGTCTCGAACCTGATCTTCTGGGTCTTGAAATTCGCAAGATACGGAAAGTTTCAGCAGTCGCACCACATAATTGTCAATGGTTTCAGTGTTCATTTGTTTACATTGATGGAAAACGTGTCTTTCatattgaatgtttttcttgGGCTTGAAATATGCAGATAAACTGTCCACTGCATCCTTGTACGTCGTTCCGGGGTTACCTAAACTATCGAATACGTCTTGAACTTCGGGTCCCCCGACATGTAATAATAACGCCCTTTTCTGTGTGTCTTTCGTAACTCCAGCTGCTTGGATATAAATCTCAAACCTGCTTACATACTGTTCCCATgcttttgataaatttgtttgttGTCATATAACTTTAAATGCTCCTGGAGTAGATAATTCAAATTTTGCTGCCATTGTTTTTAAACTGATGGTAACTctgatgtatatttatttttgtatttccgATTTATACAACTATTTCTCAACACACTGGCTTTCCAGTTTGGAAGATTGGTTTATTCCGGAATAGAATTAAACGCAccgatttcttttttattgttttattccaattattttgaaattggaattTGATTAAGCACAATTGTTTTATTTACTCCAGTTGTTTTTATGTccgaaatattttgttttaattctcATAATAATTGTCTTTCCCTTTTTTAATACGATCCGATTCTCGTCGCCAATGTAACATATTTGTCTGAGGATTATAAGAGAAAGCCACTCGGTTATCATATGACTTTATTCTTGGAAAAGCAAACGTAAAACTAACTATCTACATGATACAAATACATAGAGAGTACAATTAAAATGGTTATAACTGACTCCGCCTCTTGGGTGTGTCTATAACTGTCATTGCTATATACTACACCGGATGTTAGTATTAGAACATGCCCATGGCCGTAGCGAGAGATTAAATTTTACCGAGGCAATTGAGTACGCGCGTTTGTTCATGGTTGTTGGGTAAATTTGAGTGGTAAGGCAAAGTAACGACAGTCAGAGGGGTTAGTTAGAGAGGTTGTGTCCCACACTTCCCCATAGGAGGGTTTGTGGGGGATCCCCCAAGAAAAGTAGgatatttgataaaaacacaCTTCGTTGCGCTGTtgttataattaaaagaaaaaaacattaccCTTTTACTCCACGATCTACTCCGGGTACTTATACCGATTGTTGGTTCGTTTGTAATGTGTctctcttgcgatggaggtcACAAGACCTACTTTTTGGGAAATGTATGAAGACTATTCTTCTTGATGACGCTTAttcgagtaaaattaaatgtaaaaatgttcgaACAATTTTCCCTGTGaagttccgtctaatgttgctctcatgctgaaaaggacattagtttcCTCTAAAAAAGTTCTTCTTTCATACTATGACAAGGTGGATATCATTATAACTCACAACAGAGATAAGAGCAAAATGCGTATCAAATCATCAATACATTATTTGTGACGTTAACTTAGAATTAAACCTCATTAGGTTGAAaagaatattcaaataaatattaattgatgattacagcataaatgaagtCATGAAACCACATAACCCCGCGGCATTACCTGTCGTCTGCATAGAACGCTTCAACAGCAACTTAGcgctttaataataaaatgaaatacatatgatataaacttaaatgataaataatttttgCATTTGGCACCAACAAATTCGTCGGTCGGTTTATTTTGAATCTAAACCATGCTTTGAAATCAGATTaggtttcgaaaaaaaaatgaatttatattgtaggaaattaaacataaaatcgcCAGAAAACGTAGGATGTAAACTTTTCTTGTAGATTTTTTTGCTCCGGTTGTAAGTgcccaagtacgaaatgacgatgcGAAGAGCGCGAATTTCaattcgggatccgaatgttacacgaatgaaaaatgcaatccttagCTTGTGAATGTTTGGTAATAGCTATTTGGTACGTTTTAACAcgcctattttattacatatatagggGGTCAAGGCGTAGCTCAACCAGTTCTGAAGCTATTCAGCCGGAGGATGTGAAAAAGGGAATCCACTTCCTTTTGTGCAGGTCAGTTGAATCTCCCCACGGGTGAAGATTGTGGGAAAAGAAATAGAACTTATAGCTTCTTCTGAAAGCGACTGGCCAGTATGACTGGAGTAGATCTATAATGCACATGGAAGGCACGTAACTCAACATACATGTACTAACATACGCACAGACATGTCGTCATTtttcgataataaaatttaaaaaaaaaatcaataaataaaaattaaatgctgAAGAGATGAGGTGTAAGATGAAATAAAGATTCAGAGACTTTTGTCACGCATTTAATGTTAAACTGCGATAAAGATATACATTACATCCTGCCGTAGcggtcacctacaggtattaattaAGCAGCTATTAAagtatcataactttttattagtataaaatacCCGTACAATTTTGAAGGAATGGTAAGTATAAACTTGCAACTGGAAGTTTCTGTCTCTTGATATCATTAGAATGCAGCTGTCAATagcttttttttctcattttgttttacaaatgcaatgacgctGCAGCTTATGTGCATATAACAGTAATGTGATCCAAGCAACTGAAATGTTTGCAGCCTTCATgtcgctatttacatttaaacgCAATTTTTCCATTGTattgtaaaaactttttttacatttAGCCACAATGTTTCgattatgataaaaatgtatctgatatgatatactgtcatttttacaCAGTTAACATATTTTGACCGCCATTGTATCTGATGAATCTTTTGAAGGTTACTAAAGTTTCTTCATTGACGTGTCGGAATGATGGaaggatcatga
The nucleotide sequence above comes from Mercenaria mercenaria strain notata unplaced genomic scaffold, MADL_Memer_1 contig_4145, whole genome shotgun sequence. Encoded proteins:
- the LOC128553649 gene encoding uncharacterized protein K02A2.6-like; protein product: MIKSCHACQLVSPSPQEPPVIMTKLPTGPFKYLEMDFTGPYGQESLLVVIDYYTRYPLVAIMKSTTSRSIINQLSKWFSMFGYPNSIRTDNAPNLCSDEFKSFLYEHGIKHCRSTPYFPRSNRLVENFNKSLKKCIHTAISENRNWRDALNTFLLHFRATPHCTTNFSPAFLMFNREIKTKIPQLEKVHVNKKLITQDRLQKDRIQNWANKDKSKGYKKIKVGEKVLIRRHEENNKMSPLWGKAIYKFVKQTGTAVNLISESGVIYQRNVSQVKSYIDKNNFQGGTN